The nucleotide window TCCCTTCCACATCCCTTCTACTTTGCAGGTGCTGGAGGTGCTGACCGCGGCTATAGAATATGGACTGGAGGAACTGCGAGAGGTAGGTTTATGTGGCAGGCCCTTGTCTCACTTCTCTTGCTTCTTATGGGCTCAGATCACACCCGACCTCACACACACTCTGGCCTGGAGAGGAACGTGTTCCAACACAGAAGTATGGATAGCTCTCTGTGTAAATAGGCATTATGTGTGCCTATGTGCAATGGATATGTACATGCCCTGTGTGTGCTGTGGGGGCATATGGCGGGGGTTATGGCTGGTGCCATAGATGCCAGGATAAATCAGCCTTGATCCTTGTTCTTCAAAGAGAGACACATGAAAACTCTTAACCCAGGGGCATAAGAAGTGTGATAAATGAGGGTATATGGTGCTGAGATTCTACAGAGGGTCTCTCTGGTCTTGCCataggggagaaaggaagacttCTTGGGAGGGGAAACATTTGTGTTAGATCAAGTAGAATAGGTAGAGGTTTGCTCAGAGGGGGAGTGGAAAAGGTGGCATTCTAGTCACAGAGGCACAAAAGGAGCTAGTGAGCCATTTAGTGTGGCTGGACTAAgtgtgagaggagagagacagatgagATTGGAGACAGTGCCGGGGGCTAAATCATACTGGACCTTAAaaaatttggactttttttttactcagaGGGCATGGAAATTCATTGGAAGTTTCAGGTAAGGGAGTGAGGATTTGGAGCTAAGAGAATAAGTGATTGGGAGAGATGGGAAGGGCTCCACAGTCCAATGGGGATGAGAGGCAGTGGCAGCCCATGACTTTAAGAGAAGAGGAACTGGCATGACCCAGTGCTTTTCTGGATgtgagagtgagaaggagaggtCATGGGTGAAATTCAAGTTTCTGGTTAAAACGAAAAGGTCTTTGAGTCAGGAGTGACACAAGATAAGTGTGCTCAGAGAAGGAGAGTGGATTTTCACGTGGCTTTCATCTAGTTTCATTTGTGGGGAATGTGCTAGAAGGTAGACTGCTGGACCCAAAGTAGGCTGCTAGTGTCCAGTCCCTTCAGGCTTGTCAAATCTCAGACCCTGGTGATTTCTTGCCTCTCTTGGTCTGGGAGGTCACCTTGGGCATGTGGCTGCttaggagcctgggtggctcactgctTCCGAGGATGGGGTCTTGGGGGAGACACCTTGGCACAACCCGCTTTCATTTCTGTTCCCAGCTGTGCCTGGAGTTTGTGGTGAAGGTGCTGGATGTGGAACTGGTTTGTGAGGCCTTGCAGGTGGGTGTTCTAGACAGGCTTGCAGTTAGTCCTCAGTGTGGAGGACTGGACTACAATGGTCTCTCCAGCCTCCAACCTGATGGCCTTCATCCTGTTCCTAGGTTGCTGTAACCTTTGGCCTGGGACAGCTGCAGGAGCGTTGCCTAGCTTTCATAGAGGCCCACAGCCAGGTATCGCTCCCCATCTTCATAGTCTCAATCCCTCAGACCTcattctgctcctccctgacccATTCGTGGACCCACAGGAGGCGCTCCGGACCCGCGGGTTCCTGGAGCTGTCGGCGCCAGCGTTGCTGTCCCTGTTGCGCAGCGACAAGCTCCGCGTGGACGAGGCTGAGCTCGTTCTGGCGGCCAGGAGCTGGGCACGCGTGGGTGCGGTGAGCGGGGGTACTAAAGGGACCCTGGGTTGGCGTGGGGAAGGAGGCTTGGGGCGCAGGAACACGGCAAGCCGGAGGCGGGGCAGGTGCTCCTGACTGTCCAGGCTTAGGGCTGGCGTTCGCAGGCTGTGCTGGAGCGGCCGGTGGCCGAGGTGGCGGCCCCGGTGGTGCGGGAGCTGAGACTGGCTTTGCTGGCCCCGGCGGAGCTGAGTGCCCTGGAAGAGCAGAACCAGCGGGAGCCGCTCATCCCGGTGCGGACGCGGGGAACCAAGCTCAGATCCGCTCAGCAGCGTGGGGGAAAAGcgcgagggtgggggtgggggggctcggCCCAGGGTCTGCCGGGTGAGGGGGTATTGCAGGACTGCCGTGACCGGCCTTCCCCTGCAGGTGGAGCAGATCGTAGAGGCGTGGAAATGCCACGCTCTGCGAAGAGGGGATGTGGCCCGGGGCGCCCCGTGCCGCCGCCGGAGGGGAACCCTGCCCCGGGAGCATCACTGCTTTCTGGACCTGCCCTTTAAGTGACCAAAGGCCGCGGTTTGCAAGGAATTCTGGGCCTGTCCCAAGCTACAACTCCCGACGTGCCTAGTGCTCGGAGCCGACTTCCGCCCCCAGCATGCCCTGCGAGCCGGGCGCTGGAAGGGCGACTGTCGCCCGGCTCTGCGCCCTGTGGGtggggctgtgggggtggggagtgggtgtgGGCTTGGGCGGGGCCCAAAGGCGATTTCCCTTACACTTTACCCTGACTCTACCCTGGCCCTCTGGCCGCGCAGGCCTGCCGCGTTTACTTTTATAATCCCCACGTTTTTCGGCTCAGCTCCTTCTTTAATTCCAGAGCTACCTCCTAGAGAGCACTCTCTAAATGCCCCACAGACACCTCAGACTCAATCCAAAATTGGGCTGCCTCATCTTTCTCCAGTTCTGCCCCCATCGTGTTTCTCATCTCTGTGAGTGTCTAAGCCAGAAACCTGCATCTCAGCTTTGCCTTGTTCTTCATCCTCACATCTGCCTCCCGTGACTTCTGCCTTCTAAGACACTGAAGGGTAGTAAAATGTGCCAATCCAAAATACGCCTCTTTGAGCTAAGGATTATTTTAAgctgattattttgagaaaaagtggAAGCTCTGGAAACAGaatagaagttacccttttgtaaggaaaatttataattaaaaagggGATCTCCATTAGTAAGGGCGTCTCCTCTGTACCAGGGAAAGAAGGATGATCAACTCACAAGATTTTAGTGGAGAAGGCACCCACTGAAATCTGCTTAACAAGCCTTACCTTATGTACTGTGTTTTTCCTGGTAGCATTCTCCTAACTGTCCTCCCTACACTTTTCTTTCATCCTTAACTGACGATGGTCTTTCAGCAGGTATTTTAGACCACCTCAGGGAGTTACTCATTTTTCCCTGGGTATCTCCCATGTACACAAGAGGTATACATATtaataaacttgtttttctcttgttaatctgtcttattaCAAGGGTCTCAGCCAAGACTTCATAgagtagaaggaaaattattttttctcccctaTGAGATCTTTCCAGTTGGTTCAGTTCTCTTCACTTTAGTTCATTCAGTACCATGTTAAGAATTAATGCAACAGGCTCTTGCTAGTCTTTCTGCCTCCACACCAGCCATGCCCCTCTTCGTGCCATTTCCCACACTGCAGCCAGACTTAAGATTATCAGCCGTACTACCCTTATTAAGCCCCCAACATCCCCATTGCTCAGACAAAATACACTCTATTTCACTTTCAGGACACTCCGAATTACTAGTGGTTCCAACTGTTAGCAACTCTTCTCTCAACTACCTTTGCATAAAGTCACTGGTTCTGAAGGCAGTAGTCCTCTGGCTGCACAGTCATTCTCTTGGTTACTGATGACTCCCCATGCTACAGATGCagttttggagtgatggtggggtctggagccgatggccaagaaagaatggttgagtgcaaaaaggtgattttaaagcatggggacaggaccagtgggcaggaagagctgtatgtgtgtgtgtgggggggtgttgtgaggagtgactgattatatacttagGGGTTGGGGTAAGTAAAggccaggggaagtttccagaaggactttcatatgctaatcatatgctaaagaagactcaggggcacctggatggctcagttggttgagcttcccacctgcgctcaggtcacgatctcatggtcagtgagttcgagccgcgcatcgggctctgtgctgacagctcagagcctggagcctgctttggattctgtatctccctctctctctcaccctctcccgttcatgctctgtctctctctgtctcaaaaataaataaacattaaaaaaattaaaaaaaagaagacacacaggatcctggaggccttgCTCTTGTCAAGCtaagattgtttttttcccctctagcaaagcattaacattaagacagtagggagttcctggaggaatgttagAGTTGACCTGCCTCAAGAATTTGTCAAAGGGCTGCAGGTTATGAGGAAATTTAATTCTATctacatttccttctgcctttgtttctcacATCACTACCTTTTTCATTCATTACACCCTTTGTCTTCCTGAGGATCTGAATCTCCCTAGACAAAGATCCCTGGGATTGGAGTGGTTCCTTATTCATTTCTTGTTTCTCCAGTCTCTGTCACATAATCAGTGCTCTGCAAATGTTCACTGATGAcgttatttccttatttaaatgctattttattcCATAAAGAGTTTAAAAGAGCTATAAAACAAGATACTATCAATCTAAATTGAGGGACAGTTGATTAGTAGAAAATAGGGTTAAACTTCTGTCTCAGGgattttatacaaaaatatgttgcaTATGAATTAAAGGAAGTTATTTGGCATTACTTCTCAAGACCGAAAATGTGGTTACTCATAGTACCACTTCATAACAGCATTGTTTGGataatgaaaattgaaaacaagcTAGATGTCCTGGTTTAATCTAGAAGACTGGCTAAACTATGGTATATTACAGTGATATAGAAAGGTATCTGTGACTTTGGAAAAAGCTCAGTGCAGATCAAGTAGAGCACAATTCCTTTTGCTAAAAGAAAAGGTAGTGTAAGGGAGGAAAAAGTTCTCCTTGCCCCTCTTAGGGTGCCTGGTTGGGTTTGAAAATTAaacttgggaatgcaagctggtgcagccactctggaaaagagtatggagtttcctcaaaaaaactaaaaatagaactgccctaggacccagcaattgtactaccaggcatttatccacgggatacaggtgtgctgtttcgaagggacacaggcacccccatgtttatagcagcactatcaacaataaagtatggaaagagcccaaatgtccatcggcggatgaatggataaagaagatgtggtatatatctacaacggagtattactcagcgatcaaaaagaatgaaatcttgccatttgcaactacgtggatggaactggagggtattatgctaagtgaaattagagaaagatgaaaatcttatgacttcactcatgaagactctaagagacaaaacagatgaacataagggaagggaaatgaaaataatataaaaacagggagggggacaaaacataagagactcttaaatatggagaacagagggttactggaggggttgtgcaagggggggatgggctaaatggataaggggcactaaggaatctactcctgaaatcagtgttgcactatatgctaactaatttggatataaattttaaaaaaattaaaaagaaaattaaactgacataGATTAACAGGacaaaagcatacaaatttatttaatatgatttatgtatgtatgtatgtatgtttgtcatctctacacctaacatggggctcacacgaccttgggatcaagagtcacatggtcctCCGGCTGAGCCAGACTGGTACTCCAATATTAAGTTTTAGTGTGCTCACTTCATCAGCACATATACCGATATAAGTTTTAGCAATACAAAagccttcataaggaaatgaagactagaagaaatggttaaaccggagtatttttttttttaatgattatttatttttgagacagagagagacagagcatgaacgagggagggtcagagagagagggagacacagaatctgaagcaggctccaggctctgagctgtcagcacagagcccgacacagggctcgaactcatggagtgtgaaatcatgacctgagccgaagtccgatgcttaaccgactgagccacccaggcacccctaaaccagAGTATTTTTATGCTGGGTTTGATGAAGAGTGGATAGTGATGGAGGACATAATGGGTTAAAGGGTATGAGGTAAGTGTAGTAAATGGGGAAATTTAGCAAAACCTGTTTGGATTCTTCTTGGAGTCCCTTTGACTCTGGAGATAAGGATGACTCCTTGCCTCCAGTATAGGAGGGCACCTCTCACTTGAGGGTTTTATGACCTGTTTCAAGGGAGAAGGGAGATAGGGCCAGGGTGAGATGAGGCGGTAAGAGTGACTCTTCTGATTTCtcaaattgcttaaaatattcaatatgccaaGATACTATATTTTGGGGTAGCATGTCCTGAACCCCATCAGTAGCACAGTGATTAAGAGTATGTCTCTTCTGGATCtaggctgcctgggtttgaatcctagctccacCACTTTCTGGCTTTGTGACTTGAGTAGGGTAaactttctatgcctcagtttccttgttttgaAATGGCGATAAAAACAGAATCTATTGAATAGAGTTCTTAGGAAGGTTAATTTTGTAAAGTGCTAACCTTCCTAAgaactatattaaatatttagataatatataaattaaatatctaaaaatattttatatatatatatatatatatatatgaatccattcatttgttccaTAAGTATTGAGTGTTCATGTGAAAGGCACTGAtttagggtcatgggatccatcAGAGAATAAGTCAGGTAAATTCCCTGCCTCgaggaacttacattctaggaGAAACATACAGCAGACAAGTAAAGAAATTAATGTATGATATAATTTCAGGAAGTAGTTtgtactctgaaaaaaaataaaacagattaaaaagataaagagtgATGTGGTGGGAGTGGGGTTGTTTCATACAGGGTGGTGAGGGTGGACCTCTGGAGACTCAGGACTGGAGACCTAAAGGATGAGGGGCACAAACCACATGTCCTGGAGAAAGGCATTTGGAGGGGTTTGTGCAGGCTGGAGAATGGAGTGTGTGATCAGatttacattaaaacaatttgtgtgtgttgtatggaagATTGGGACAAAGGGGCGGTAGGGAATGGGGTACAGTCTAAGAATAGTTACAGAGGAGAGTTTTGTATGAATCCATCAAGAGCTCTTCTTGGACCAGGGTGGGTTGCTTGAAGCTTATGCTTTGAATATGGCCATCACTGATCCCAGCTGTAAATTTATGGAGGTCACCAGCCATGACATGGTATTTAGTTAAAGCCAGAGAAGatgctggggtacctgggtggctcagtcggttgaacagctgacttcagctcaggtcatgaactcaggttGAACATctgatctgactttggcttgggtcatgatctcgtggctcaagAGTTCTAGTCAGAgcctgacagttctgagcctggaatctgcttgggattctgtctccttctctctctgcccctcccgcattcacactctgtctcaaaagtaaacgttgaagaaaaaaaaaaaaaagccagagaaaatacagataaatggGAGAATCTGAGTCTAAAACCCAAGGACTCATGTGGTGGGTGGCTAGCTAGCCATATATCCATTTCTCCACGGCTCTCCCCACTGAGATTATAAATTACTTACCTGGCTATGTTATTTGTCCAGCCTTTCCAACGTTTGGCATCACTAATAAACTAAACTCTTTATAAATGAAGAGGCTAGTTACTACAGTGTTAACCCACACCTGCTCTAAAATATCTTCCCAGAAATACCGGAAAAACCTAAAAAAGCACCTCACACTTTTCTTTGGGAAGCAGAAACTATACTCACCCACAAGTAAAAGTCACAACGTATTATGAAGGCTggatctttccttttcttaaccATAAAAATAAGCCTCAAAACGAGGCCTCAAAAAATTTGGGTAAAGACTCATAGTTGTTTCTCTCCACGGAAATCTTtagtaaaaggcgaaagatttatgcgatttgaagagaaaccagagtatacCCTCCCATCTTCTCCTGGAATTTCCTAGAGCAAGACAACACTTAGCACACTTATGGTTGTTTAGTGTCTGCACGGTTCATGCTCCCTGCTTGGAATTTCTATAGACCATAGATGTCTAACAGGTAGTATGACCTAAACAGCGCAGAAATCttggtggggctggaactccagCAGAGTGAAACTGGTTTTTCGTGGTGCACCATGGGTATGCAAATCACAGGCGTCTCCGGGCGGGTGCGAGACACCAGCTGTGGCGGCGGGGTGGCGCTAGGGTGATGCCTCCGTAGTAGCTCTGCGGTCCACACGAGAACCCGTGCCCCGTTTGCCCGGAGAGGTAAGGGCGTTTCCCGCCGGTGCCTGTGCCGAGCTCTTTACCAAGGGGTTGGGATTGTTAGTCCCAGTTATTGAAGTACAGCCTTACCGGCAGGAacaccctccaccccccgcccccagtgctGGGACCCAAGCAGAAACGGTTGAGCAGAGTCCTCAGGGGCCCTGGGACCTCGTAGGACGCACATCACTACCCCTCCCGGAAGAGATGGCATCCAACTAATATTAAAGGATGGTTCCATCAAAGAAGAAAAGTGTCCTTGGCAGAGAGAATGACGTCTGTGAAATTGTGGAAGGTGCACACTGAAAGTAATTCAGCCTGTCTAGAGTGTGGTGTGTCTGAATGAGGGTGTGAGTCCGGCTAGACACTGTCTGGGAGAGAGCTGGATGATGGCAGAGGCTAGAGTGAGTTGCGCCTGGAAAGGGCTTAGATTTCGTCTTGTCCATGATGGGGAGCCATGAAAGGGAATTTAAGTCAGAGGACTGAGTAGTGTGAGGTACCACACAGGGTGGGCTGCCCCGCAAGGCCTGGGACTTGTCTCGGAGACTGGAGGTGATTCATACCCCTGGATTGAGCATTCTTGGGGTGGTCGAACTCCAATCGGCTGGAATCCGTTTGATTGCTGCCACACCAGGACACCTTTCCAGTCAGAGCAGTCAGAGCAGAAACTTTCAGCACAGTTAATATCTATACACACTACAAGACTAGGGAGCACTTATGAGATACCAGGTCATTTCttacataaataatttcattGAAAATCCTGAGGAAAAGAAATAGCACCCTACGAGATAGGTTCTaatcttcccatttcacagatgaaaacactgaagcACAGTGAGTTTAACTAACTTTCCTGGGTCCCTCTGCTGCTAAGCAGCACAGTAGACTGACATCTTTTGCACTAGTCCAGCTTGGTGAGCTCTTCTGCTCCACTCAAAAGCCCCTCCACCCAGGCACTATTGGCTTGAAATCCAGCCTCCATCCCTTGCACCCCCTATTTTAGGTTCAAAGCCAACTACTCAAGGTCTTTTTAGGTATTTATGTTAGTGTTGATTCAACTGCTATAGGTTTGTTCatgtatttaattaaatgaatttattttatatttagtcaGAACATGATTTTCTGGCCTTTAGCCTGGTGGGTGAGGTATAAGAAGGCAGTGCTCTTAAGGTGGGGTTGTTCCTGGTGAGTGGCTGGAACCCACTGTGCATATTTGTATCACTTGAGACTGAGACCTGGAATAGTTTGAGGAAGGATAATAAAAGACCTCCCTCACCTCATAGGGTGAGGTGCTGTAATCTAGCCCAGAAGTGTGGCCAGAATCTTCTAGCCCTCTGTATAAGAACAGAACAGATAGCTTAACTATAGCACCTCACTGGCCACTAGCACAATCTCAGTTTCTGGACAGTTCCCCCTGTGGATCCCCTGGCTGTCTGGCCAAAGGTGCCTCTGGGGCACCAGGCTGCTGATTTGCAGAGGCCTCTTGCCTTGGAAGATGGTCTAGACATAAACTCCTAAAATGTCTCCCCAGACCTTGCTATTCCCATCTGTTTCAGTTGGCTACTTTCTCTATCTGCTTCCATTTTACCTTCTACCTGTAGCatggctctgcccctgcccacccccccaccccccaccccccaccatgctGCTGAAACAGAGAGGTGTGCAGGGCTAGATTATGATGGCTCTGAAAGCCACACAGCAGTGTCACCAAAAACATTTGTATCATTTGGTATACTAAGCACTTACCCCAGGTCCTGTTACCAACTATATGACCACagtatatttgttgaatatgacCTTCACTTGCCAGGTGAATAAATAGACCAACATTACGTGACAAAAATTTAGAACCTGGGGGCCCTTCCGTTTCAGGACTAGAGTAGCCCCAGGAACTTAGACCATGATACCTCTAGTTGCAAACTCCCAAGTTTGTTTGAAAGAAAAGCACCAAAGTCATTTGAGATGAGTTCATATAGAATATAtttcactctttaaaaataaaactttcagcaTAGCTAAAATCTAtacaaactacaaaaataaacatcttcatATAAATAATTTACGTGGTAGAAGGAGGGCAGATACAGACGGCCTACTCAGGAGTTACCAAGCAGTGGGGGGCCAGGACTAGCAAAGGGTACTAGAGGATCCCCCAGGCTTGGCCTGCGAGGGGCCAGTAGCACATGGGAGGGCGGGGAGAAAAGGGATGAACCGCAGCCTGAGGTGCTGGCTTCTACCCCCACGCAGAAAGGCACAAACACAGAACCAGGTGTGCAAGGCTGTTCTCCCAGCCCAGAGGGTGCTGGTTTTGCATGGGTATCAGGGAGGTCTGTGATGGCTGAGGCAGGAAAGGGAACGCAGGCAGACAGCAGCAGCAGGGCTCTCCAGGTGTCTGTCCTGCATTCAATAACCCACCCACTGCTTCCCAGTGACTTCATGTGACCCAAGCAGGGTCTCCATGTTTCAGGTGCTCTATCACCCAGTGGCTGGGCATGGTCCCCTAGAACTGAGGTTGTTGGAGCCGCTGGCAGCTGGTGTGGCAACAGGGGACCAAGTGGGTTCATCAGAGGCTGGGTGGATGTAGGCACcaggcagtgggggtgggtggagggccACTGTCATGGAGGTAGTCACTCTGGCAAAgctctggggcagggtgggggacaaCCCCCACCTGAGTCCTCCTTCCCGTGGAGCTGGAGGGCTGAGGACCTCTGGGCTCTCCTTGTATATCTGTACCACCTGGGGGAGACACCACTCCCAGTGAGCCCAGGGGTACCAGGACCTCAGTCCCCTTCAGCAGCTCACTGGTGCATCACTCTGATTGTTGGGAAGTTGTGGCCCTTGTTGGCTTCCAGCAGCAAATAAGAGCTGACAAGGGACAGGATGTCAAGGCCTGGGACGAACTCTGCACGTTGCTCTTGACCCTAAACACTAAGGTGGGTCCCATAAAGTAGCCAGAAAAGTTGAGGGACAGGGGCATGGTGTTTGGGCAAAGGGAGAGGCTGCCACCTTTGGTTGACCTCAGGGGGAGGGTCCTTGTGAGTTGAGCCCTGTCTTTTGGCCAATGAGATTTTGTCCTGGCTCCGTCTCTTCCCTTGCCtatcccaccccatcccctgggCTGGAAGCAGGGGGAGGGTATGGTCACCTCTGGTGGGGGGCCCAGGATGGACAGCAGCACAGGCAGCAGCATGAGCCCATGGAGGAGGCCCAGGAGTGTGAGCACTGTCAGCACCACGAAAAAGTACCTGTGTGGAGGTAAGTGGTCAGCCTGGGTAGCCCCTGTGGCCAGTACAGGCAGGCCCTACCTCCTTGCCCCATGCCTCCCCTACCTTATGATGAAGTCAAAGTTCGAACCAGCAAGCATAAGCAGACCCAGCAATGTGGAGACGGCCCCATCGGTCACCGGAGCAAATGTGTGCTCTAGGGCACAGGCAGCCCGCAGGTTCCGGCTACCCTGGGTGGTCAGGAAGCCCTGGGGGAGAAAGGAGGCCCTATAGCTGCTCATTGGCCAGCCATGCCCTCAACTTCTCATCTGTCCCTAGGGCTCACAGGTCAGGTAAACTGAGCTCCTGGAAACTATCCAGGAAGTATGCAtgggtctatttatttatttttgcatgagTCTATTTAAGTAACACTGTATACATACGTCTGGTGAGACACAGAGATGTCTAAAATCGTTGGCAAACAGAGCCtgtcacctgtttttgtaaataaagtttagtTGAAACACCGCCACGCCCACTCATTTACATATATCTATGGCTGCTTTAGTGCTACCTCTGCAGAACTTCTACAGAGACACTGTGACCTgccaagcctaaaatatttcctgtctggctctttacagaaagtttgctgaTCCTGGGTCCAGACGGATGGACACCAAATGGTCACAGTTACTTGTTTGGATGGGATTTCAGAGgatttctaattctttctttgtACCTCTCTGCGTGCTGACTTTTCCCTCCTTCAAGGTTCTTATATATTGTTCTTACAATCAGAATAATAACAGGGCTATTATGGTGGAAAAAAGGGAGCTGTCTGTGGGGTCTAACCACAGCTGGTCTGTggccccccacctctgctcccacTCCTCCTCTGCCAGAGAACACAGAGCTTTGGGAGAGGCTGAGCCTATCTCACTTCTACCATCTTTTTCTTGGAAGAATCCTTCATTTGCCCCACATTGCCATCCAGCTACCACCCCCCATTTCTCTGATCCCTTCACGGTAAAGCCATCCAAAAGAATTGTTGGTTCCTGTTTTCTCACTTTCCATTCTGTCCCTACTTTGGTCAGGCCTTTGTCCCATCCTCTCTGCTGAAATGACTGCTTATTTCGTTGTTTACATGTTTATTGTTTATCTCTACCCtttagaatataagctccttgaaggTAAAGGCTGTCTGTACTGATATTATATCCCCAACTCTTCTTGTAAgttggtttgtgtgtgtatgtatgtatgtatgtatgtaatctctatacccagtgtggggttcaaactcacatccctgagatcaagagtcccatgctgtatggactgagccagccaggcgcccctgtatccccaatttttttttttttttgcgtccAAACAAGGCTTTGAAACCAATCCTTAAATAGTATGCCTGACACTGAATCAGCTGGCCCACCCATCCCCCAGTGCCTGTGCTCACCAGAGCCACATGGACTGTGAACTCGACACCAATGCCTACAGAGGCCACCAGGATCACCACGGGGATGGCACTCAGTTTGATGCCCAGGAAACCCATGATGCCAAAGAGCTCCACAGTCATCATCGCCAGGACCAGTACCTGGGGAAGGCAGGGCTCACTCAGGCTCCTGGGAGAAGGGATGACGGGCTGggcaggacaggggtggggagccATGGGTCTCTCTTGCCCCATCCCTGAAAGGACTCACTATGAGACCAGCTGTCCAGGGATTGAGCAGCAGCAGGGCACAGACGAGGAAAGTGCATACCAGCAGGATGCAGATAGCCAGCAAAAAGTAGCGCCGCAGGCCCAGATACTGctcccagaagaggaagggggagcCACTGGGGTAGGCACGCACCCCAGCCCGGCCTGCCTCGGTGCACGCTGCTCGGGCCCCCTCAATGGCCTCCACGAAGTCCGCAGTCTTCTGGAGGCCATGCAGTAGGAAGGGGAACTGGGCAAATTCCAGGGGCTGGGCCGCCGGGACTGTGGAGGGTAGGgagcagcagggagaggaggggtggcCAGTGAGCAcaaggaggagagggcagggcctTAGGATAGGGCCTGTGTGGGCC belongs to Panthera tigris isolate Pti1 chromosome C1, P.tigris_Pti1_mat1.1, whole genome shotgun sequence and includes:
- the BTBD19 gene encoding BTB/POZ domain-containing protein 19 isoform X3, which codes for METPGLLVHGEAAPFSTALRSLLNNPQYSDVCFVVGQERQEVFAHRCLLACRCNFFQRLLGPKLGSGMPSPVVLSTVPAEAFLAVLEFLYTNSVRLHRHSVLEVLTAAIEYGLEELRELCLEFVVKVLDVELVCEALQVAVTFGLGQLQERCLAFIEAHSQEALRTRGFLELSAPALLSLLRSDKLRVDEAELVLAARSWARVGAVEQIVEAWKCHALRRGDVARGAPCRRRRGTLPREHHCFLDLPFK
- the BTBD19 gene encoding BTB/POZ domain-containing protein 19 isoform X1 — protein: METPGLLVHGEAAPFSTALRSLLNNPQYSDVCFVVGQERQEVFAHRCLLACRCNFFQRLLGPKLGSGMPSPVVLSTVPAEAFLAVLEFLYTNSVRLHRHSVLEVLTAAIEYGLEELRELCLEFVVKVLDVELVCEALQVAVTFGLGQLQERCLAFIEAHSQEALRTRGFLELSAPALLSLLRSDKLRVDEAELVLAARSWARVGAAVLERPVAEVAAPVVRELRLALLAPAELSALEEQNQREPLIPVEQIVEAWKCHALRRGDVARGAPCRRRRGTLPREHHCFLDLPFK
- the BTBD19 gene encoding BTB/POZ domain-containing protein 19 isoform X2; this translates as MDEKPEIQSDVCFVVGQERQEVFAHRCLLACRCNFFQRLLGPKLGSGMPSPVVLSTVPAEAFLAVLEFLYTNSVRLHRHSVLEVLTAAIEYGLEELRELCLEFVVKVLDVELVCEALQVAVTFGLGQLQERCLAFIEAHSQEALRTRGFLELSAPALLSLLRSDKLRVDEAELVLAARSWARVGAAVLERPVAEVAAPVVRELRLALLAPAELSALEEQNQREPLIPVEQIVEAWKCHALRRGDVARGAPCRRRRGTLPREHHCFLDLPFK